The Liolophura sinensis isolate JHLJ2023 chromosome 12, CUHK_Ljap_v2, whole genome shotgun sequence genome segment tttaaaagatggagatattatattaacctctccacctgatatagccaataaattagctgagacaatttccgaGAAATCTTCGTCTGAGAATTATACTGAAGAATTCCAaagtattaaaaaccagaaggagaaaattaaattgcccttttcctctaagaatttagaagattaatatcgaggaacgatactgcttgtggccCTGACagcgtatattataagtttctgaatcatttaccgcttgagccacttgagactctcttggacttgcttaatgatatttggataactggtaatttttcaccctcatggagggaggcgtgtattatcccggttcccaaaccgggtaaggatcatactgatccaaataattaccgtcccatagttCTTACCAGcggtgtctgtaagactatggaacggatgattaatgatagacttgtttggtttcttgaatcCAACGAGTTATTTTCtgatattcaatgtggtttttggcaacgagctaagaatatgagtAACATCGAACGTCatttgcagctttgtctcaataaaatcgagaaatcagcaactgaaaacggttttagattttcaacgccTAAAACcgttggtatgcatttttgtaacaaacggaaatttcacttttatcccgagcttaatttttgtagttaacaggttaaaattgttggagaaacaaaatttttaggtataatatttgatagtaagctatcttttataccacataataaaatgcttaaagctaaatgtacaaaggctctccaTATAATCAAGGTcatgtctagcaccgattggggtgctgaccgatcagttttacttaatttatatcgttctctggtgaggtataaattggactatggatccatcatttacggttccgctagtaagtcgtacattaaaatgttggatcctgttcatcaccaaggtttgaggctcagtcgtggtgcttttagaacctcaccagtagaaagtttatacgttatattgtgggagctaacatcaagctggaggacatagctccggtgtcttttccggagtctcctccatggcttcttccacaacctaaactaatatttgatctacgtaaatataattaatcgaatataaatcctcttataattcagcaaggttttgctgaaattaaagctaattatatggattataaatttatatatactgacgggtcgaaggataaggacagggttgcggttgcggctgtcatggagcagagAGTCTTTTCcattcgtcttccatcctcttcttcaatattctctgccgaggccagagctatactcctggtcttatcatatgtttcttctgggtgtacccagagggcaatgatatgactcgctgtcttgcctagtggcaatacagaataataaatctaaaaatcccttgatccttcaaattttagctatacataggaaactaattagaagaggtaaagatattatattctgctggataccaagtcatattggtatccatggaaacacagtcgcagacaggcaggcgaaagctgccctaaataaacccatatcaaagataaaaatcccttatactgacatgaagtccaatattcttaaatatattcgttgcctttggcagggtgaatggaacttgcaggtccataataaactgcattctattcatccggtcattggctacaataattatacttgcgaaaagtctcgtagagaccaagtagtcttaacaaggtgtcgtgttggtcattctcgtctaacgcacaatttcatactagatgggagcagtgctcccagGTGCGTTGGATACGATGcccaatacggcatcaaacatatcttggttgactgtgtagactttgcccaagttcggcagagattctacacactcaactctatatatgatttatttgacaacatcgctggcgatgttgtcattaATTATTTGAAGGCTATTGGCCcttatcataagatataatttattaatatataaatatttatcgataaagttatatatacatttcttgatatactatttttaaaatatgagggttttcgagttttaactgtttttggttattctaatctggttttaaacatgtccaaacatttgtttcatttttgatgttctcaccaccatatcggaaTAAGGCATTTTTAGTAATAAGACATGACATaagataataaaaacaaataaaaagatcaTACATTCATTGTTTTATACTAAAAAATGTGAATCATATAACGAATAGAAAACAAGAACACATAAAGCTGCATCTAACTGAAAATGTTGTGTATACAGTTAGCAATTGAAAAGAAGTTAAATGTGCACGGACAAGGCTGGTGCTGTAGTCCAGAACAAGGCCAGAGGTGATTGAGCCTGGTGGGGACTAGCCTACAATTAATACTTTATTTATCAACATGTAATTCTCATGCAAGTCCACACACTTTTTAAGAGATACTGGATCACCGCATGCTGGCCAGCTTTGTCAAGTTTGACAAGATGTCAAGATGGAGACATATTTGTCAAGGAAGACATCCACCATCTCGTCGAAAGCCCATCTTTCACTTCAACAAAATATTGTGCCTGCAAAATGTATCCATTAGGTGAAACCTGTAGAAAAACTTAAGAGAAATGCTACTTATCAGAATGCAAAAGATTTGCAGCCACTACCACCTGGGCTGGGTCATGCTAAAAAATTTTCAGTATCCTCTTATAGTAATCAAAATTACTCTAGTTATACAGCTCAAACTAGAACATGAGGTATGGAAAAGCAGCAGGACAAAAGATTTTGTGAAACATGAGAAAAGAGTCAAGTATCACAGTACAAAGTGTCATACTGAAAGATACTGGTTAAACTAAGTTTTAGCGAGATACACAAAATCATCGGCCATAATGTCATGGTACTTCCATCGATTCTTCACACTATTCCTACCGGTTTTGCTAACATATTTTACATCACCAGTTTTCTTTATAACTGTTGTAGAAGTTGGGCAAAAAGTTCCTCATTGTGGCTAAGGGAGAGAAAAATGCACATCGTCAAACTTGAGGGTCGTCCTCCAGCGGACGAATGTGAACGGGCAAGTAAAGGTGAGGTTTAAAGCCCACGAAAACTTCATTCTGACTGCTGGTAAGTAGTAGATCACTGAGGTTGTCCAGGAACATTTTGGCATGACAGACAAAGAGAATTCCCCAACTGTACACATGCCATCTTCAATGTTGAAAAGTTTTAGGCCCAAAGACGGGCTTTCGACGAAATGATGGATGTCTTCCCTGACAAATATGTCTCCATCTTTCGGCTGCAGGTATTTGCAAAGTTAACTGTCTGACTTGTTGGTATTGTTCTGTAAATAAAAAGTACATCACACACATGCAATGTCACAACTTGAACAAGCCAAACACTAATTTAGTTCCAATTAAAGTATgaaataacatttcaaaataacagGTTTCCAAACCCCAGTTCATCCCAATACAATTGTGTAAGAGTACAACTAAActtaacatgcacatgtataaaatatgaatcTGAATATCCACATTTATGCAATGTATATTGCTCTGTTTTACAAAGCATTTGCTTTTACTGAAATGCAGTATAccaacaaaatcaacaaaacactTATTCTGTCACAATGCCAGTACAGTACATGGgaccagtatgtacatgtacaggcccaGCACAGTGTTGGCATTATGCCTGAAAATGTTTTGCTGATTTTTTGTAGGGTATTGTACTGTACTCATTTACGAAAATTTCAATGCTATGAGATGTTAACCTTATATTTTTCAGGAAGATCATGACTAACTCGATCCCTTCGGGAGAAACCTTCCCCTAAAGATCAGAGACCAGGAGTCTACAGCCAGAGCTCATGCGGATATTAATCCTGGGACAACCTCACTTGTCGTTGCTGTGGCAGCACAGAAACATGTGCAGAAACAGGCCTAGCAAGTCCAATTACAATCGTGGCCAAGTCAGAGGAAGAGCCAGACGAAACAAGGAATTATGTTCTAAACTTCCTTCAGTGGTATttcgtattcaagaattttcgAGATGCCGTCAAGGAGGGTGGCATGTTGAACAAACATAAACCTCAAACTCATGATTCCCTTCTTTTTTACCCATTCTAAGCTGCCGAAATATCTAGTTGAGTGCATGGACTATATATTGAAGACGGAAGTAATGCTTACACCACAGATGTCACTCAGGATTCGTGCTGGCTCGTTTATTAACCGAAAGGGCAAACCAGGTAAGAGCAAGCCTGCAGATATGGAAAAGGAAAACCAGGTGAAGTTTCTTAAAGATCTTATTCGaggccttggacaaggaaagTCCGAACATACAGTTGTGAAAGTGTCGAAAGCAGGGCCAGATATCTGGAGGTGCTGGACAACTTTGACAAAATGGCTGGGATAATACCAAGGTCAACCAGCCATAAATCCAAAGGAAGAGGATTTGGGGGACCTACCGAGCCTTAGCCAGTAGGACTTACCCGTTTAACCCCAATCCTCTC includes the following:
- the LOC135479332 gene encoding LOW QUALITY PROTEIN: uncharacterized protein LOC135479332 (The sequence of the model RefSeq protein was modified relative to this genomic sequence to represent the inferred CDS: inserted 3 bases in 2 codons), whose amino-acid sequence is MFCEAGMTSESLNAADDPILKFNEFVLRAADRTTPRTSTNPKSKSKPCTETCAETGLASPITIVAKSEEEPDETRNYVLNFLQWYFVFKNFRDAVKEGGMLXTNINLKLMIPFFFTHSKLPKYLVECMDYILKTEVMLTPQMSLRIRAGSFINRKGKPGKSKPADMEKENQVKFLKDLIRGLGQGKSEHTVVKVSKAGPDIXEVLDNFDKMAGIIPRSTSHKSKGRGFGGPTEP